One Campylobacter sp. RM16192 genomic region harbors:
- the holA gene encoding DNA polymerase III subunit delta produces the protein MYRRDLEGILQSPKFPNTFLLFGADEYQIELFAKEILAKFEGLNLLSLYYDEYDFSLAKSHLCEPSLFGDEPLLHIKSDKKIPSKELKMLIEACKNGGAFIYEFYEADAKVTFDTQKAFGVNFARFFKPNSPDEAVTLLSRQAGKINLNITKNALFELYRIHNENLYLAASELNKLASLNEPINENIVRNLVFSLSSISFDDFFDKFINLKDIRQDFFSCADDGNFSEILFINSLYRAFFRLFKLHSFIKIEGKFDIKETLGYTPPPNIANELKKQCLSINLKTYKEIFMALNLMEFEIKTNAKLDKTHFLLSSLISMQNLIHKNSKY, from the coding sequence ATGTATAGAAGAGATCTTGAGGGGATACTGCAAAGCCCGAAATTTCCAAATACCTTTTTGCTTTTTGGAGCGGATGAGTATCAAATAGAGCTCTTTGCCAAAGAAATTTTGGCTAAATTTGAAGGGCTAAATTTGCTCAGCCTCTACTACGATGAGTATGATTTTAGCCTTGCCAAATCACATCTTTGCGAACCTTCGCTATTTGGCGACGAGCCGCTGCTTCATATAAAAAGCGATAAAAAAATCCCGTCAAAAGAGCTAAAAATGCTAATTGAGGCTTGCAAAAATGGTGGTGCTTTTATTTATGAATTTTACGAAGCGGACGCAAAGGTGACCTTTGATACACAAAAGGCTTTCGGCGTGAATTTTGCTAGATTTTTTAAGCCAAATTCTCCCGATGAAGCGGTAACTTTGCTAAGCAGGCAAGCAGGAAAGATAAATTTAAACATAACTAAAAACGCTCTTTTTGAACTTTACAGGATCCACAACGAAAATTTATACTTAGCTGCAAGCGAGCTAAATAAGCTTGCAAGCCTAAATGAGCCGATCAATGAAAATATAGTTAGAAATTTGGTATTTTCTCTTTCAAGTATAAGCTTTGACGATTTTTTCGACAAATTTATAAATCTAAAAGATATCAGGCAGGATTTTTTCTCTTGCGCGGATGATGGAAATTTTAGTGAAATTTTATTTATAAACTCGCTTTACAGAGCCTTTTTTAGACTTTTTAAACTCCACAGCTTTATCAAGATAGAGGGTAAATTTGACATCAAAGAAACTCTTGGCTACACACCACCTCCAAACATCGCAAACGAGCTTAAAAAGCAATGCTTGAGCATAAATTTAAAAACATATAAAGAAATTTTTATGGCCTTAAATTTAATGGAATTTGAGATAAAGACCAATGCAAAGCTTGACAAAACACATTTTTTATTATCCTCACTTATCTCTATGCAAAATTTAATCCATAAAAACAGCAAATATTAA
- the ilvC gene encoding ketol-acid reductoisomerase, whose amino-acid sequence MAVNIYYDKDCDLSLIRSKTVAIIGFGSQGHAHAENLRDSGVKVVIGLAKGGKSWAKAEAKGFEVKSVSEASKMADMIMILTPDEMQAEIFYNEIKPNLSEGNAIAFGHGFNVHFGQIKAPKGIDVIMIAPKAPGHTVRSEFVKGGGIPDLIAVEQNSSGQAKELALSYASAIGGGRTGIIETTFKDETETDLFGEQAVLCGGLCALVNAGFETLVEAGYEPEMAYFECLHELKLIVDLMYQGGMADMRYSISNTAEYGDYVSGTRVVNEDSKKAMKEILKEIQNGKFAKDFILERKAGYVRMNAERGIAERSLLNQTGKKLRAMMPWISAGKIVDQSKN is encoded by the coding sequence ATGGCAGTAAATATTTATTATGACAAAGATTGCGATTTAAGTCTTATTAGAAGCAAGACAGTCGCTATTATCGGCTTTGGCTCTCAAGGACACGCTCACGCTGAAAATTTAAGAGATAGCGGAGTAAAAGTCGTCATCGGTCTTGCAAAAGGCGGAAAAAGTTGGGCAAAAGCAGAAGCTAAGGGCTTTGAGGTAAAAAGCGTGAGCGAAGCTTCAAAGATGGCAGATATGATTATGATCCTAACCCCTGATGAGATGCAGGCTGAAATTTTTTATAACGAGATCAAGCCAAATTTAAGCGAGGGAAATGCTATAGCTTTCGGGCATGGATTTAACGTGCATTTTGGACAGATCAAAGCTCCTAAGGGGATAGATGTGATAATGATAGCTCCAAAAGCTCCTGGTCACACCGTAAGAAGCGAATTTGTAAAAGGCGGCGGCATCCCTGATCTAATAGCAGTTGAGCAAAATTCCTCAGGTCAAGCAAAAGAGCTTGCGCTTAGCTACGCAAGTGCAATAGGTGGCGGAAGAACAGGCATTATTGAAACTACTTTTAAAGATGAAACTGAAACAGATCTATTTGGCGAGCAAGCAGTGCTTTGCGGTGGGCTTTGTGCCTTGGTAAATGCAGGTTTTGAAACGCTGGTCGAGGCAGGATATGAGCCTGAGATGGCTTATTTTGAGTGCTTACACGAGCTAAAACTTATAGTTGATCTGATGTATCAGGGCGGAATGGCCGATATGCGCTACTCTATCTCAAATACAGCTGAATATGGCGACTATGTAAGCGGAACAAGAGTCGTAAATGAAGATAGCAAGAAGGCTATGAAGGAAATTTTAAAAGAGATTCAAAACGGTAAATTTGCAAAAGACTTTATCCTTGAGCGCAAAGCAGGATATGTAAGGATGAATGCCGAAAGAGGAATCGCCGAAAGAAGCCTACTAAATCAAACCGGCAAAAAGCTAAGAGCTATGATGCCTTGGATAAGCGCAGGTAAAATCGTAGATCAAAGTAAAAATTAA
- a CDS encoding RNB domain-containing ribonuclease has protein sequence MKEFLIRLLDGLSEKEISSDHKETLRNLLNLGAITSHNNKFYLNNGFVCGKLDISSNGTGFLMPFDKRFKQDILIENKNLNNSHYRDIILAKLLPLNKKRQSAKVVLTLKPANETSVVYTKHFGRAILGVNLKTGLSIALKATQKSLKALPIGTLLKINNLNNEITEVIGNINDPFSDEKISLAIYNKNDKFSEASEFEAKAWGDSVDASMYPNRADLRELEFCTIDPIDAKDFDDAIYFDEKNLEIYVAIADVSEYVSSYGAIDKEAKTRGFSIYFPHIAIPMLPRSLSENICSLKPDVARLAFCFKIKLNKNLDVVGEELFEAIITSKKRFNYDEIDEILEDKRASEIFWIKPLFELTSNLRAKRLKNAFDFRTEELRMSLDDEGKLLATRFESDSNSHRLVEDCMLLANKAAAKLIDGRGVFRNHGTPDIRKIENLLQDLASLGFDFVYESDLANLIRKIQAQADAMGNREEIDKLIIKAQKKAEYSAQNLGHFGLGFDRYTHFTSPIRRYSDLTLHRLLKAKMKNDKKLFNYLLLNIESTCASLSELEREADKVAYDFMDRKFARWAKERIGQRFKAYVSENQNMLVAKLDDEIKGARIYLNSYSAELLQKLIIEITDADIASGEIFAKVVKKIDV, from the coding sequence GTGAAAGAATTTTTAATCAGACTACTTGATGGATTAAGCGAAAAGGAGATTTCAAGCGACCACAAAGAGACGCTTAGAAATCTCTTAAATTTAGGCGCTATCACCTCTCATAACAACAAATTTTACCTAAACAACGGCTTTGTATGCGGCAAGCTTGATATAAGCTCAAACGGTACAGGATTTTTAATGCCGTTTGACAAGCGATTTAAGCAAGATATCCTCATAGAAAACAAAAATTTAAACAACTCTCACTACAGAGATATTATCTTAGCCAAACTGCTTCCGCTTAATAAAAAACGCCAAAGTGCAAAGGTAGTTCTCACGCTTAAACCAGCAAACGAAACAAGCGTAGTTTACACCAAGCACTTTGGACGGGCGATCCTAGGAGTAAATTTAAAAACAGGGCTTAGCATAGCGCTAAAAGCCACTCAAAAATCACTAAAAGCACTGCCTATAGGCACACTGCTAAAAATCAACAACTTAAACAACGAGATAACCGAAGTCATAGGCAACATCAACGATCCTTTTTCAGATGAGAAAATTTCACTTGCGATCTATAACAAAAACGATAAATTTAGCGAAGCGAGCGAATTTGAAGCCAAGGCTTGGGGAGATAGCGTTGATGCCAGCATGTATCCAAACAGAGCTGATCTGCGTGAGCTTGAATTTTGTACGATTGATCCGATAGATGCAAAAGACTTTGACGACGCGATATATTTTGATGAGAAAAATTTAGAAATTTACGTCGCAATCGCTGATGTAAGCGAATATGTAAGCAGTTACGGAGCGATCGATAAAGAGGCTAAAACAAGAGGGTTTTCGATATATTTTCCTCACATCGCTATACCGATGTTGCCGCGAAGTCTTAGCGAAAACATCTGCTCGCTAAAGCCCGATGTGGCAAGACTTGCCTTTTGCTTTAAAATTAAACTTAATAAAAATTTAGATGTCGTTGGCGAAGAGCTCTTTGAAGCTATCATCACTTCCAAAAAGCGATTTAACTACGATGAGATCGATGAAATTTTAGAAGACAAAAGAGCTAGCGAGATCTTTTGGATAAAGCCACTTTTTGAGCTTACCTCAAATTTGCGCGCCAAAAGGCTTAAAAACGCATTTGACTTTAGAACAGAAGAGCTTAGGATGAGCCTTGATGATGAGGGCAAGCTGCTTGCAACCAGATTTGAGAGCGACTCAAACTCACACAGACTTGTTGAAGACTGTATGCTACTAGCCAACAAAGCCGCGGCAAAGCTGATAGACGGCAGAGGAGTTTTTAGAAATCATGGCACACCAGACATCAGAAAGATCGAAAATTTGCTTCAGGACTTAGCTTCGCTTGGATTTGACTTCGTATATGAAAGCGATCTTGCGAATTTGATACGTAAAATTCAAGCTCAAGCAGACGCCATGGGTAACCGAGAAGAGATAGATAAACTCATCATAAAAGCTCAAAAGAAGGCTGAGTATTCAGCTCAGAATTTAGGACACTTCGGACTTGGATTTGACCGTTATACTCACTTTACAAGCCCGATTCGCCGCTACTCTGATTTAACGCTTCATAGACTGCTAAAAGCCAAGATGAAAAACGATAAAAAGCTCTTTAACTACCTACTTTTAAACATCGAAAGCACTTGTGCTAGTTTAAGCGAACTTGAGCGCGAAGCGGATAAAGTAGCGTATGACTTCATGGATAGAAAATTTGCCAGATGGGCAAAAGAGCGCATTGGACAGAGATTTAAAGCTTACGTAAGCGAAAATCAAAACATGCTCGTTGCAAAGCTTGATGATGAGATAAAGGGCGCTAGGATATACCTAAACTCATACTCGGCTGAGCTGCTTCAAAAACTTATCATAGAGATAACTGATGCAGATATAGCAAGCGGTGAAATTTTCGCAAAAGTAGTCAAAAAAATCGATGTATAG
- a CDS encoding divergent polysaccharide deacetylase family protein, which produces MGPRTKRKTTKRRVRHSSEKHSFWSYFIILLIALCVGVFTYFLLNYLYGKSDNNIQTINKIEKYLDRQKQEIKKDSIVKSEQKPQEKIKNKEPNLEQKTTIKDLNLTDNESLAIKNMIKSMEDNDTNLYVNSIKSKEHNVTKHTNKIHIEIVEKNITKKRNKKDTDKNQKFALDNKKASINKPKLVIIIDDIAYKHQVDAVKAINLKLTPSIFPPTKHHPDTPKLAKRFKFYMIHLPMQAHGFKKEEINTLHINDSYDKILKRLRDIKRDFPELKYINNHTGSKFTSNFDAMDRLMKAIKNENLIFIDSKTIANTKVAAAAKKHSMPYISRDVFLDHEDNKAAITKQLKYAVAIAKKHSRAIAIGHPYKNTMEVLRNSFEILKDVEVVYLKDIL; this is translated from the coding sequence TTGGGTCCAAGAACAAAGAGAAAAACTACCAAAAGGCGTGTAAGGCATAGTTCTGAAAAGCACTCCTTTTGGAGTTATTTTATAATACTTCTTATAGCTTTATGTGTAGGTGTTTTTACATATTTTCTACTTAACTATCTATACGGTAAAAGTGATAATAATATACAAACTATAAACAAGATAGAAAAATACCTAGACAGGCAAAAACAAGAGATAAAAAAAGATTCTATTGTAAAATCTGAGCAAAAACCACAAGAAAAGATAAAAAATAAAGAGCCCAACTTAGAACAAAAGACGACAATAAAGGATCTAAATTTAACCGACAATGAAAGCCTTGCCATAAAAAATATGATAAAAAGCATGGAAGATAACGATACGAATTTATATGTAAATTCAATAAAATCAAAAGAGCATAATGTAACCAAGCACACAAATAAAATACATATAGAAATTGTAGAAAAAAATATAACTAAAAAAAGGAATAAAAAAGATACCGATAAAAATCAAAAATTTGCATTAGATAACAAGAAAGCGTCTATTAATAAACCAAAATTAGTAATTATAATTGATGATATTGCTTATAAGCACCAAGTAGACGCTGTAAAAGCTATAAATTTAAAGCTTACCCCGTCTATTTTCCCTCCTACAAAACATCATCCAGACACACCAAAGCTTGCAAAAAGGTTTAAGTTTTATATGATTCATTTACCGATGCAGGCTCATGGATTTAAAAAAGAGGAGATTAATACCCTGCACATAAATGATAGTTATGATAAAATTTTAAAGAGATTGCGTGATATAAAAAGAGATTTTCCAGAGCTAAAATACATAAACAATCACACAGGAAGCAAATTTACTAGCAATTTTGACGCTATGGATAGGCTTATGAAGGCTATCAAAAATGAAAATTTGATCTTTATAGATAGCAAAACGATAGCCAACACCAAGGTTGCAGCTGCAGCCAAAAAGCACTCAATGCCTTATATCTCAAGAGATGTCTTTTTAGATCATGAGGATAACAAAGCAGCTATAACAAAGCAACTAAAATACGCCGTTGCAATTGCTAAAAAGCATAGCAGAGCCATAGCCATTGGTCACCCTTATAAAAACACGATGGAAGTTTTAAGAAACAGCTTTGAAATCTTAAAAGATGTAGAAGTGGTATATCTAAAGGATATCTTGTGA
- a CDS encoding HDOD domain-containing protein → MNQSIYKHIKTLPPLDDTVIKIQAICSDENGSLGELSQVIEKDPMLTANILRSANSPLYGFSREITTVSRAVSLFGMATIRGFALSSAVKKSFKIDLDPYDITSQDFLNISIMQNALMYNWYSKINPGFLAILSPASFMLEVGKIVLSHELIETNRASEFKHKLKDISSPFDLAELENEILDISNEVVTAKIFEQWNLESELVDSIFFSNSPEDAPEHIKQYSVALRIIKNAVNIFHQLDDESIQNTLPFLDEYGFAHDKFLEAVAKVKANL, encoded by the coding sequence ATGAATCAATCAATATACAAACACATTAAAACACTTCCGCCGCTTGATGATACTGTTATAAAAATTCAAGCTATCTGTTCTGACGAAAACGGCTCCTTGGGAGAGCTTTCTCAGGTCATAGAAAAAGACCCTATGCTAACGGCAAATATACTGCGCTCTGCAAACTCTCCGCTTTATGGCTTTAGTAGAGAGATAACAACTGTATCTAGAGCAGTTTCTCTATTTGGAATGGCTACAATTAGGGGTTTTGCATTGTCAAGTGCAGTTAAAAAGAGTTTTAAGATCGATCTTGATCCATATGACATAACAAGCCAAGATTTCTTAAACATATCAATCATGCAAAATGCTTTAATGTATAACTGGTATAGTAAAATCAATCCTGGATTTTTGGCTATTTTGTCACCTGCTTCATTTATGCTTGAAGTCGGCAAAATAGTTCTGTCTCACGAACTTATCGAAACAAACAGAGCTAGCGAATTTAAACATAAGCTAAAAGACATATCAAGCCCTTTTGATCTTGCCGAGCTTGAAAATGAAATACTTGACATATCAAATGAGGTTGTAACAGCTAAAATTTTTGAGCAGTGGAACCTAGAATCAGAGTTAGTAGACTCTATTTTCTTCTCAAATTCGCCTGAAGATGCTCCTGAGCACATCAAACAATACTCAGTTGCCTTAAGAATCATAAAAAATGCGGTAAATATCTTCCATCAGCTTGATGATGAAAGCATCCAAAACACACTTCCATTCCTTGACGAATACGGCTTTGCTCACGATAAATTCCTAGAAGCCGTGGCTAAAGTAAAAGCTAATTTGTGA